The Manis pentadactyla isolate mManPen7 chromosome 12, mManPen7.hap1, whole genome shotgun sequence genome contains the following window.
GATCTGGGTGAAGCGCTTGCGGTCCGAGTTGTACTTGTAGATGCCCTCGACCATGGCAGGCGTGACGGTCCGGGGGCCGTAGCCTGCCAGCCGTGTCAGCTCCTCCGACTCCCCGGAGAGCGTGTAGAGGGCACGGAACTGGCAGCTGGAGTCCCGGAAGAGGATCAGGAAGTGGTTGGCCCTGCTCTTCTCGATTTCCTGGTGGGTGAGGGAGGCGGTGAGCACCGTGGTCCCGGCCCACCCGCgacccccacccccccagggcACAGCTCACCTCCAGAATGCGGTTCTTCTGCGGCTCATTGACCTTGCCCGCCAGGCAGCAGTGCGACAGGGCGTTGTGGATGATGAACTTGTTAGACTTGGCGCTGGGCTCCTTGTATAGCCGTGGACCTAGGGGCAGGGCTGTCAGCGGGGAGGCCCGGGACCAGGCAGGGCCCAGCGCTGACCCCCCTCTGGGTCCCACTTACCTGTGTACTCGGGCACCGACGCCGGGGAGGAGGCATTGCTGCCATTCTCCCAGTCCCGCTCCCGGCCCCCGGGCTGGCGGCTGGGAGACATGAGGCTGGACGGGGATGGAGCCCTGCAGGAGGACAGGAAGGGAGGGGCATGCAGTCAGTGTGGGGTGAGGCCCCCTGCTATGCGGAGGGACCCAGAACACCGCAGAGCATCCTTTCTCCCCTTCGGGGGCTGATACACACTCATGCCATGTCGCACTTGTAggcacacacgtgtgcacacacagacCCTGAGAGCCCACTTGGAACATGGCACCTGCCTGCCCAGGTCAAACTCACCGAGACGACCTCTTCACACCGAGGTTACTGGGCGCCTCGTTGGCCACGGTTGACAGGGACAGGGTGGACTGGGAGTAGACTTTGCTGAGCCGAGAGCCTGGGGCACAGGGCTTTGGCTCAGGTGCCACCCAGAGCCCCTTTACCACAAATGCCCAAGGGGGCCTTACCCACAGGCTGGGGAGGAAATGTGGGGCTAGCCCTGCCCAAGACCCTTACCCGTGTGTCCTCAGCCCCAAACAGCTAAGGGGGCCTCATCCAGGAGGGCCCAGAGAGCTCTGGGCCAGCCCTGACCAACACCTCTGACCTCACTTGGCAGCCACCCCCATCTCTCTGGAAATCTCCATCCAGCAGGTGAGGGCATCCCTACCTGAGACCCCTACCAGCCCACACTGGCCCTGCCCACTCTGGATGTACCCTCCCCTCCCCATGTACCTGGGGAGCCTCACCCATCCAGCCCTGGAAAGGGGCAGGCCAGCCACCCCAGGGCCCTTACCCAGCAGGCTGCGGGCAGGGCTCCGTGCCAGGGCCgagtcatcacagcagccagAGCGTGGCCGGGGGGCTCTCCGCCCGCCCCGGCCTGGCCCCCCTGTCCCCGCCGCCCGCGGCCGCAGCACCTTGTCGAGGTCGTCCATCAGCTTCAGCTGGGCCCGGCGTTCATACTCCAGCCGTGTGAATTCGCCCCGCCGGGGGCCCACCTCCTCCTCGGCTGGGACACGGGCAGCAGAGGCCACGGGAGCGGCCACCGGGGCTGTGGGGGCTGGCAGACCAGGGGCAGCAGCCTCCTGAGCCAGCCTGCAGATGAAGGGACCAAGCGGTCAGGCTGCGGCCCTGGTGGCAGGAGTCCCCAGGCCATGCCCAGCCTCACCTCGCAGCCTCCTCCCTCCGCTGCTCCTTCTCAGCCTCCTGCCACTGCTTCCGCCGCCGCGCCTCCTCTGCCCGCCGTTGCTGCCGCTCCAGAAGGCTGGCCCGCTTCTGGGCCATCTCGTCCTCGGGCTTGTCCTCACCCTGCAGGCAGGCACCAAGTCCAGCGGCTGGTCTTCCATTGACCTGGCTTGCCAGCCACTCACCTGTCCTCTCATTTTTGTAACTGGCCTGAAGGCATTTGGTCAGCACCTACCTTGTGCACAGTCTCATGCTTGGTACTGCAGACAGCAGGGACCAGGGCAGACCCGGGTGCTGCTGCACAAAGCGCACAGCCCAGTGGGGAAGGTGACCTGGTGTCACACTGATGGGGGTGAACACCAGCAGAAGCAGCTGCCAGGCTACACTGAGGAGGGACTCTGGACCTGGGGTACCAAGTGAGGCTTCCGGGAGGAAGCAACCCCAGAGAATAGCCAGGAGAACTTCACTGGGAGGAGCGAGGGGTGaggagagcattccaggcagagggaacagcaggtgcaaaggccctatGGCTGGGGGAACGGCATAGGATGAGGTCGTAGATAAGCAGAGACTAAAGCCATGGAAGGGCTTCTTTCTAAGAACAGGGGAGGTACAGCAGGGTTTTAAATAGGGGAGGAACAAACTCTAAattacattaaaacaaaacaaaactctggcTGTTCAGTTAAAAATAGCCAGGGACTGGAAGATGGGCAGTAGAGGCCCATCAGGACATGACTGACTACAAGTGGCCCAAACTCGGGGTGCCATGAGGGAGGAGAGGCCACAGAAGACCCTAGCCCAGTATGCccatcacccacccacccatctgccCATGCTATATCCCTCTGTCCACCCCATCTGCCCATCTGGCCACACACACCATCCGATCATCCACTCTTctcatccatttgtctgtcccATCAGAGCCCCATGCACCCACCCACCTGTCCACCCACCCGGGTCtccacccatccccacccctgaCATCTGCCTGCCTGGCCCCTTCCCCACTGGCTCAGGCGACTCACCTTATAGAAGAATCCCAGCCCAGCCCGGGGCTCTCCCTCTGAAGACGCCTCTTCCTCTAAGGAATCCTCAGCACCAGGGGGGCTCCCGTCTCCCTCGTCCTCAGCCGTGGGCTCTTCCAGGCTGCCCAGTGGGATCTCGATGAGGCCGGGCCGGGCTGTGGGCTCCTCGGGAGGCGATCCCTCCGCCAGGAGGATGGAGGAGCGTGTCTGCATGGGCACCTGGCTCGGCGAGAACTTGCGCAGGTGGGGGAGGCTGTCTACATCGTGGGGGGGCGTGAGCACCCTGGTCAGGGGTGTCAGCCGCAGCTCTGCCGGCCGTGTGTGCTTTGGGCTGCGGGGTGTCGGGCTGGGGCCGGGCCCAGGGCTGCGCCGGGCGGCTGGGGCACGCCGGATGGGGCTGGGAGATGAGGCTTTGGGGCCTGTCGTGGGACCTGGGATgacccaggcagcaggtggtTGGGCAGGCCCAGGGGCCTCGGGCGGCACCAGGAGCCGCTGCTGCTGGTCCGTGAGCCGCTGCATATCCCGCTGCAGCGAACTTAGTGCCGCGCTCAGCTTGCTGACTGCCCGGTTATAGTCCCCCAGCCCCTCAGGGGGCACTGGGCCCAGTTCCGGTGAGAAGGTCACTGCCTTGGGCCGTGGAGATGGCTCCCCCTGGCCCTCGCCTGCTGGCCGCTCTGCACCAGGGGCCAGGCCCAGCTCCACCTCTGCCTCCGCCTCCCCTCCGGCCTCCCGCAGCTGCACCTGCAGGAAGGCGCTCTTGCCCAGTCGCTGGCGGTGCTTGGCGAAGATTGCCTCGATCCGCCGCTTCTGGGCCTCAATGGCCCGCCGTTTCTCCTCCAGCCGTGCTCCAAGCTCACTCATCTCTGAGCTCAGGGCCTCTGGGGCTGCTGGGGTGGCTGCCGGGGACCCTGCCTCGGCCTCAGCCTTCACCAGTTGCTTCTTGCGTTCAGCAAAGCTGGTCATCTTCACTTCAGAGTTGCTGGCCGCTGGGGATGAAGCCGCTGCCTTCGGGGAGGCCTCAGAGGGGGGCAGCGGTTTCACCACCTCCCCCACCAGGCAGGGAGACGGTTTCAAGGGGCTCTCTGGGTGGGGCAAGTAGGTGGCTGCTTTGGTGGGCCCATCGGGCGGGTAGGGGGAAGCCAGCGGCAGTTTGGAGAGCCCCTCTGGGGAGTGGAGGTAGAAGCTGCCGTCGGCAGCCCCATCCGGGAGCAGCCGGGGCTCGGCACTGTGAATGATCTGCAGGGCCTCCTCGATGGTAGGCAGGTCGCCGGGCtccgggggtggctggggggtCCGGGCAGGCACGGGGCGTGGGGGACCCAGGCTGTCTGAGCTGACTGATCGGAGCAGGACGGGGTCTCCCATGACGACATCCACGTCGCTGTCCAGGCCAAAGGGGGTGCTGAATGACACAGCCTGGGAAAGGGGGCGGCTGGGGGGCCGGAGGCAGGGGTCAGCCCCTGGGACAAGCCCTGGCCCCACCTCCCCATCACCAGGCCCCTGCCAGCACTCACCTGAGCTGACGGTTCCAGGCCTTGCCGAGGGCCTCCATGTGGGACATGGATGGGGAGGACTTCAGTGAGCCTGCGAAGGGGCAGCAGGGGTGACTCAGTGGTCACTATGGGGTCACTGAGGACGCTGGGTAGGGTCAGCCAGGCTGTGTCCAGGCTGAGTCACTGACAGGTCATTATGTGGGGGGATAGCTGGGAGTCATTTGGTGTCACTAGGGTGTCCTTTTAGGACAGTCACTGGGGAGGTCACTGTGGGGGGGCTGTGTCACCATGGGGTCGGGTCATTCAGGAGACATGAGGTCAGCTGGGGCTGTCGTTTGGGTGGGGGTCTCCGGTGACGAACCATATCCTCCCCTCACCTGTGGATCCACGGAGCGGGGACTGGGGCCCGCCAGGTGACAGGAGTGGGTGACGGAAGTTGAAGACAGGAGAACTGCCGAGAGATGGATGTCAGCCGAGGGgcgcccctctccctgccccctcctctgcAGGGGGTGGAGACCAGAGCACCTCCAGCCCCAACCTGGCACTGGAGGAGGGGCCCACTGTGCCATGGGGCCTCACTGGACGAGGGACCCCTACCTGCTGCCACTGTTGTTCTGAGATGTGGAGGCCTCCGTGGCCCGGGGGGGGGCAGCTGTGTCACAGAGAGGAGGGTCAGGCTGGGCAGGTACCCCCACCCGCCCCAGCCCTGGGCCGGGCCTCACCGTGACCATCAGGCAGGTCCTTGGCCTGCACGAAGTCAGGCTTCAGCACCTCAAAGCACAGGAACATCTCAGCCAGCAGCCCCACCAGGTTGATCTGGAGGCGGACAGCAGGGTCAGCCCCTGGGGCCTGCACCCAGGACGTCTACCTCAGCCCTTGAGCCTCCAAGATGGCCTTACCTGGAGGGGTGGTGGGACATACAGCAGGTCCTCGAGGGAGAGTGGACAGCCACGAGGAAGGCGGGAGGCACAGAAGTCCTGCACCAGCTGGAGGTTGTATAGGCTGTCAGCCACAGACATGGGGTCCTTGAGGCACACCTCTGCAGGGAACAGGGTGGATGCCTGGGCCCGGCTCCGTGGCAAGGAGGGTGGGGCCCTGGGGAAGCGAGGCCCAGTAGCAGCCAACACACACGGGGGACCTGCGAGTTGAGCCTCAGGCCCTTCGTGAGGCGAGCACTTTGACAGGCTGCTCCGCGGGACTCTGCAGCTGCTATCCTCGCCGCCTGGAGCCCCAGGCTCCCTGAGAACTCAGCTCAGAAAGCTTTTCCTGACCATCTGGTGCCTTTTGGGCCAGCCGACACCCAGAGCGTTCTTCCAGTGAACTTAGGGTCTTTCTCTCCCAACCAGGATGGGGGCCACCTGAGGTCAGGAGCGTGTCTGTAATTGTTCTCATTGGATCCCTGGCACCTAAActggggcctggcacatagttcaCATTCCGATAAATATCTGCTGCAGGAATGACTTATATATGAAGTACAGAGTGGTTTAGACACTtgtgcaaggtcacacagccaattaGGAGAGGTTGAAACCCAGGTCTGCCAATTCTGGAAGCTGTGCTTATGATCACTGCACCGCTCTGGGGATGGTCGCCTGAGCACCAGGCTCCCAAGAAAAGGGTCTGGCCCAGGCCCACTCACTCACCCTCGAGCCGCAAGAGCTGTGGACAGTAGCAATGGATCGTGGCGGCCAGCGCAGCCCCACTCGCCAGGTCCTGGAGGCTGGTCACGGTGGGGAAGCAGGGGGCGCGTCGAGCCACAGCGCGGTCCTTGCGGTACCGGATCTGCGGGTGGGAGCCGGGTCAGGTCAGAGGTCAGGCTGGCCCACAGGACAGTGCTCTtgcaggctgggcagggaggcctGGGGTTTCCGCCACAAGGGGGCGTGAAGCCGGGGGTCCAGAGCCAGAGTGGGGGGGCCAGCCTGGAGCAGGAGAAGGGCAGCAGCGAGAGGCAAAGGAGGTGTCTGCGAGCAGCCAGGCCAGCAGCAGGGACTGGGGTCAGGGACTCCTGGCGCCCTGGGGCGGGGGATACATTACCATGGGGGGTTTGCTCCCCGACTCCTTCAAACAGAAGGCAATTGCGTGCTGGGGGGAGAGGAGCGGCCGTCAGCAGGGTGGGAGGGTGCTGACTTGCTGGGCCCCCAAGCACACCTCTGGGGAGATGGCCCTGACCCCTGCCCTAAGCCCTAGCCGTCTAGCTCCCTGACTGTGCTCTGGCCGGCTTTGGGGACCCCAGCTCCTTCCAGCCCTGAGGGACCCCACAGAGCAGCCTCCCATGCAGGGAATCCTCCCCCGACAAAAGACGCAGGCCCCAGCTCAAGGAGGGGATGCGGAGGAAGCAGGTAGGCAGGAGAGGAACCCCCAACCCAGGCCCCAGTGTGGGGGAAGGGGGATCCAGAGTGAGCAAAGGTGGGGACCCTATCCAGCCCAGTCTACCCTCACTTTCAGGGATGAACACCCCTACTCAAAGCTGGGGTTTGCCCTTAGGGAGGCTGGCGAGTCTCAGGAAGGGTCTCCCACCCCCTTGTGGTTTGAGGGGCTTCCTCTTGGCTAGGGGGTCTTCTCCATGTGCCCTCCCCATCGGGGTCAGGACCCACGTGTCTGATGGGCTGGGGTCCCCCCACCTTAGCTTAGAAAGGAAGCTGAGGGAGGGCGTTCTTCCCTCTTGGTTAACAGGACGGGAGGGGTCTGTCCTCGAAGTCAACAGAGACGACTACCCCTTCTCCTGGTTCACAGAGGGGCGCTCTGTCCCCCAGGGCTGGGGCCCCCCTCCTTTGCTCACAGCTGCGGGGAGGTAggagagggagcaggcaggcaggcagaaggCAGGCAGGGCAGAGAGACGGCCCCACTTACAGGAACCAGCTTCCAGTACCAGCGTGTGGGGCactgaggccagagaggcagagaagagagcagtgggggagggggcaaagagagagagagagagggtcacGTCGGCCCTCCAGTGCAGGCATGGCCTCGAGGCACGGTGcccctgtccccccaccccatccttCCACCCGCTGAACCACTGCCCTGGCCTCACCGACGGCTGCGCAGGCGCCACTCCATCCGCAGGTGCCGCGGAGGATGCTCTCTGGGCGGCTTCCTGCTCCGTCTTCTCCTGCAGCCGCCGGATGGTCTGGGGAGCAGGCAGAGGTCAGAGCTCGGGTCACTGGGCAGGCCTGCCCTGGGCCCGCCCTGGCCCAACCCCACCTACCGTGTCCACCCAGAAGAGGAGCTTGTGCTCCAAGCTGGCCAGGGCCAAGGGGCCAGGCAGGGTCTTTGTCCACTCCAGGGCGAAGGCCACCATGAGGGCATCAATGACAGCGAGGTGGGCTCCCTGCGTGGGCAAGCGCTGAGGGTGAGGGCAGAGGGTGCCCCATGAGGACGAAGAGCCTGAGGGTGGGAGCCTGACGGGCAGGCAGGCTTCGTGGGCAGCGCCTCCGGGAAGGGGCCGGGACGGGGGTCCTGGAGGAGCCCCTCGGTGGACCACACCTCCAGGTCCCAAACTAGG
Protein-coding sequences here:
- the CAMSAP3 gene encoding calmodulin-regulated spectrin-associated protein 3 isoform X6, with the translated sequence MVEAAPPGPGPLRRTFLVPEIKSLDQYDFARAKAAASLAWVLRAAFGGAEHVPPELWEPFYTDQYAQEHVKPPVTRLLLSAELYCRAWRQALPQLESPPSPSALLALLARRGTVPALPERPVQEADLRHQPLLMGAHLAVIDALMVAFALEWTKTLPGPLALASLEHKLLFWVDTTIRRLQEKTEQEAAQRASSAAPADGVAPAQPSCPTRWYWKLVPHAIAFCLKESGSKPPMIRYRKDRAVARRAPCFPTVTSLQDLASGAALAATIHCYCPQLLRLEEVCLKDPMSVADSLYNLQLVQDFCASRLPRGCPLSLEDLLYVPPPLQINLVGLLAEMFLCFEVLKPDFVQAKDLPDGHAAPPRATEASTSQNNSGSSSPVFNFRHPLLSPGGPQSPLRGSTGSLKSSPSMSHMEALGKAWNRQLSRPLSQAVSFSTPFGLDSDVDVVMGDPVLLRSVSSDSLGPPRPVPARTPQPPPEPGDLPTIEEALQIIHSAEPRLLPDGAADGSFYLHSPEGLSKLPLASPYPPDGPTKAATYLPHPESPLKPSPCLVGEVVKPLPPSEASPKAAASSPAASNSEVKMTSFAERKKQLVKAEAEAGSPAATPAAPEALSSEMSELGARLEEKRRAIEAQKRRIEAIFAKHRQRLGKSAFLQVQLREAGGEAEAEVELGLAPGAERPAGEGQGEPSPRPKAVTFSPELGPVPPEGLGDYNRAVSKLSAALSSLQRDMQRLTDQQQRLLVPPEAPGPAQPPAAWVIPGPTTGPKASSPSPIRRAPAARRSPGPGPSPTPRSPKHTRPAELRLTPLTRVLTPPHDVDSLPHLRKFSPSQVPMQTRSSILLAEGSPPEEPTARPGLIEIPLGSLEEPTAEDEGDGSPPGAEDSLEEEASSEGEPRAGLGFFYKGEDKPEDEMAQKRASLLERQQRRAEEARRRKQWQEAEKEQRREEAARLAQEAAAPGLPAPTAPVAAPVASAARVPAEEEVGPRRGEFTRLEYERRAQLKLMDDLDKVLRPRAAGTGGPGRGGRRAPRPRSGCCDDSALARSPARSLLGLHPRPASCLPAASPGAGSGTGRMAAMPPPRRRCPSTQVHGYTRSPAPSLTSSSSTTPCRTAAWRARSMSRRRTAFWRKSRRAGPTTS